The following are encoded together in the Pseudidiomarina andamanensis genome:
- a CDS encoding NAD(P)-dependent alcohol dehydrogenase codes for MPKALGFAAQAADKPLEYFEFERRDPTANDVEIEIAYCGVCHSDLHQARNEWGGTVFPCVPGHEIVGKVTRVGSKVTKYQVGDTVGVGCMVDSCRTCANCEDGYEQYCDNGFVGTYNGEDKHSGGVTFGGYSNRITVDEDFVLKVSDKLDLAGVAPLLCAGITTYSPLRHWGVREGHKVGVVGLGGLGHMAVKIAKAMGAEVVLFTTSPSKVDDAKRLGADHVVISKDEEQMKAWRNRLDFILNTVAAPHDLDAYLTLLRLNGTMTLVGVPAESHPSPAVYNLIAKRRSLAGSLIGGIAETQEMLDFCAEHGITSDIEMIAMDDINEAYERMLKSDVKYRFVIDMATLKQK; via the coding sequence ATGCCAAAAGCATTAGGATTTGCGGCCCAAGCAGCCGATAAGCCGCTTGAATATTTCGAGTTCGAGCGTCGTGACCCGACCGCGAACGATGTTGAAATAGAGATAGCCTACTGCGGCGTTTGTCACTCTGATTTACACCAAGCTCGTAACGAGTGGGGTGGAACAGTGTTTCCATGTGTGCCGGGCCATGAAATTGTCGGCAAGGTGACGCGCGTTGGCAGTAAGGTCACAAAGTACCAAGTTGGCGATACCGTTGGTGTGGGTTGCATGGTGGATTCATGCCGCACTTGTGCCAACTGTGAAGATGGCTACGAGCAATATTGCGATAATGGTTTTGTTGGAACCTATAACGGTGAAGACAAACACTCGGGTGGTGTGACATTCGGTGGTTATTCGAATCGCATTACCGTTGACGAAGATTTCGTTTTAAAAGTATCCGACAAGCTTGATCTCGCTGGCGTTGCGCCGCTACTTTGTGCTGGTATCACGACTTATTCGCCATTACGTCACTGGGGTGTGCGTGAAGGCCATAAAGTTGGTGTGGTTGGCTTAGGTGGGCTTGGCCATATGGCGGTGAAAATAGCGAAGGCGATGGGAGCTGAAGTAGTGCTATTTACCACATCACCAAGCAAAGTTGATGATGCCAAACGTCTTGGTGCAGATCATGTGGTGATTTCAAAAGACGAAGAGCAAATGAAAGCGTGGCGTAATCGCCTAGACTTCATTCTTAACACGGTGGCAGCGCCACACGATCTGGATGCCTACCTCACGTTATTGCGTCTAAATGGCACCATGACATTGGTGGGTGTTCCGGCAGAATCACATCCGTCACCGGCAGTTTATAACTTAATCGCCAAACGTCGCAGCTTAGCTGGCTCGTTAATTGGTGGTATTGCAGAAACCCAAGAAATGCTGGATTTCTGTGCGGAGCATGGCATCACCTCAGACATTGAAATGATTGCTATGGATGACATTAACGAAGCGTATGAGCGCATGCTCAAAAGCGACGTGAAGTATCGCTTTGTTATTGATATGGCGACGTTAAAACAGAAATAA
- a CDS encoding M1 family metallopeptidase, with amino-acid sequence MYLSRFVMSLSFVVALLVGSPAQAEDVHSYARLNQVSTPHLDLNLTVDFEARKLKGHATYTLARHDETTQLYLDTSDLTIERAELLVNDQWQPTKFTLGDVHPSLGRELIVDIGSVAKKVRIHYQTAPTASGLQWLTPEQTAGKQHPFMFSQSQPIHSRSWIPIQDSPALRLTYNATITTPKDLLAVMSADNSLSDERPGTYEFTMPQPIPPYLIAIAAGDLAIKSISDNVAVFAEQYILDDAAWEFADTPAMIETTEAMYGPYRWDRYDLLILPPSFPFGGMENPRLSFITPTVVAGDRSLVNLIAHELAHSWSGNLVTNASWRDLWINEGFTSYVENRIMEALFGERRANMELALGYQDLLGDLERLRPQDTVLNIDLGTRHPDDVFSQVPYVKGQLFLVYLEQKFGREMFDKFLRQYFDDFAFQSISTEQFKTYLKRELLDKKPNTVAMSKINEWLHEPGLPEDAPKPNSDAFAQVEQQMQRWLKGGQLQTDAWTTHEWLHFINNLPLDISANNMARLDREFSLTESQNSEIAHAWLKLAIVKKYEPARERLRSYLLTIGRNKLVSPLYRELAKTPDNLKWAREVYEQAKPGYHPLTQTVNEALLYGEN; translated from the coding sequence ATGTATCTGTCGCGATTCGTAATGTCGTTGAGCTTTGTTGTAGCTTTGCTGGTAGGTAGCCCTGCACAAGCTGAAGATGTGCACAGTTACGCACGATTGAACCAAGTATCAACACCTCACCTCGATCTCAATTTAACCGTTGATTTCGAAGCGCGTAAATTGAAAGGTCATGCAACCTATACCTTGGCGCGTCACGACGAGACTACCCAACTGTATCTTGATACTAGTGACTTAACGATTGAGCGTGCCGAACTGCTTGTTAATGATCAGTGGCAACCGACGAAATTCACGTTAGGCGATGTGCATCCAAGCCTTGGGCGCGAACTCATTGTTGATATTGGTAGCGTGGCTAAAAAAGTACGTATTCATTACCAAACCGCACCAACCGCAAGTGGCTTGCAATGGCTCACACCAGAGCAGACGGCGGGTAAACAGCACCCGTTCATGTTTAGTCAGTCACAACCGATACACTCACGTAGCTGGATTCCGATTCAAGACAGCCCAGCGTTGCGGTTGACCTACAACGCCACCATTACCACACCGAAAGACCTGTTGGCGGTGATGAGTGCTGACAACAGCTTGAGCGATGAGCGCCCTGGTACCTATGAATTCACCATGCCTCAGCCAATTCCGCCGTACTTAATTGCGATTGCCGCCGGTGACTTAGCCATTAAATCAATAAGCGATAATGTCGCAGTATTCGCCGAACAGTACATTTTAGATGATGCTGCTTGGGAGTTTGCGGATACTCCGGCAATGATTGAAACAACGGAAGCGATGTACGGGCCATATCGCTGGGATCGATACGATTTACTGATTCTGCCGCCGAGCTTTCCGTTTGGTGGTATGGAGAATCCGCGCTTATCATTTATTACCCCAACGGTTGTGGCTGGCGATCGCAGTTTAGTGAATTTGATTGCACATGAACTAGCCCATAGTTGGTCCGGTAATCTTGTGACCAATGCGAGTTGGCGAGATCTTTGGATTAACGAAGGCTTCACCAGCTACGTTGAAAACCGCATCATGGAAGCTTTGTTTGGTGAGCGTCGCGCGAATATGGAACTCGCGCTCGGGTATCAAGACTTGCTGGGCGACTTAGAGCGTCTAAGACCGCAGGATACTGTTCTTAATATCGATTTAGGTACCCGTCACCCTGATGACGTTTTCTCGCAAGTTCCTTATGTGAAGGGCCAATTGTTTTTGGTTTACCTCGAGCAAAAATTTGGTCGTGAGATGTTCGATAAGTTTTTGCGCCAGTACTTTGATGATTTTGCGTTTCAGAGTATTTCAACCGAGCAATTTAAAACTTACTTAAAACGTGAACTCCTCGATAAAAAACCAAACACCGTCGCCATGAGTAAAATCAATGAGTGGTTGCATGAGCCAGGTTTACCAGAAGACGCCCCTAAACCGAACTCCGATGCGTTCGCTCAAGTAGAGCAGCAGATGCAACGTTGGCTGAAAGGTGGTCAATTACAAACCGATGCGTGGACCACCCATGAGTGGTTGCACTTTATTAATAACCTGCCACTGGATATTTCAGCGAACAACATGGCGCGCCTCGACCGCGAATTTAGCTTAACTGAGAGCCAGAATAGTGAAATTGCACACGCCTGGTTAAAACTCGCGATTGTGAAAAAATATGAACCAGCACGTGAGAGATTGCGTAGTTACTTGCTAACTATCGGACGGAATAAATTGGTGAGCCCGCTTTACCGTGAATTAGCGAAAACACCAGATAATTTAAAATGGGCGCGAGAAGTCTATGAGCAAGCGAAACCAGGCTATCACCCATTAACCCAAACCGTGAATGAAGCATTGTTATACGGTGAAAACTAA
- a CDS encoding 16S rRNA (uracil(1498)-N(3))-methyltransferase yields the protein MRIPRIYQAASSHWAIGETIELEADAANHVGRVLRMNAGQQLELFNGDGSNYAATIIESSKRSVVVQIEDMEANATESAVHIHLAQGISRGDRMDFVLQKSVELGVAEITPLFTERCGVKLSGERLLKKQQQWQKIVIAACEQSGRSKVPTVHTPVSFNQWLTQLPEGLRLTLDPYAEKPLRDLAEQPKKLTLFIGPEGGLTEQEVTSASEHSFLPVRLGPRILRTETAALTALSIIQYQFGDLA from the coding sequence ATGCGCATTCCACGCATTTACCAAGCCGCCTCGAGCCATTGGGCCATCGGCGAAACGATTGAGCTTGAAGCCGATGCAGCGAATCATGTTGGTCGCGTTCTACGCATGAACGCAGGACAGCAACTTGAACTTTTTAATGGTGACGGCAGTAATTATGCTGCGACAATTATTGAATCGTCAAAGCGCTCGGTTGTGGTGCAAATCGAAGATATGGAAGCCAATGCAACGGAATCAGCTGTGCACATTCATCTCGCCCAGGGTATTTCGCGAGGCGACCGCATGGATTTTGTGCTGCAAAAATCGGTGGAATTAGGCGTCGCTGAAATCACGCCGCTATTTACGGAACGCTGTGGGGTAAAGCTCAGCGGCGAGCGCTTGTTGAAAAAACAACAACAATGGCAAAAAATAGTAATCGCCGCGTGTGAACAAAGTGGCCGCAGCAAGGTTCCAACAGTACATACGCCAGTGTCATTCAACCAATGGTTGACGCAGTTGCCCGAAGGGCTTCGCTTAACACTTGACCCTTATGCTGAAAAGCCTCTGCGCGATCTCGCCGAACAACCGAAGAAGTTGACGCTTTTTATCGGCCCTGAGGGTGGTCTCACCGAGCAAGAAGTGACAAGCGCCAGTGAACATAGCTTTTTACCGGTTCGCCTTGGCCCTCGTATTCTGCGCACCGAAACGGCTGCACTAACGGCTTTAAGTATTATTCAATATCAATTTGGCGACCTCGCCTAA